In Glycine max cultivar Williams 82 chromosome 10, Glycine_max_v4.0, whole genome shotgun sequence, the DNA window taaaggACGAGCTTGAATGTGACTAAGATATTACTGATGAAGAATAGACTAATTCTAAATTATATTGGTTTATGTTATATTGCGATAGTGTGTACAACTTGCAACTTGaatttgtattttgaaatattataagttatatatgaaatataatgtttctttaatttaaattttaaaacaagtcTTCTCtccttacttttctttttttaaaagatgagcGTGAATGTGACCCAGAtattagaaaagaaagaatagaCTAATTCTAAAATGTATTTACTAATTTATGCATAATTATATTGCGATATTAtatctaatttaaatttgtattttgaattacattataagttatatatgaaatataatattcgatattgaattaatttatatattttatgatttattttaatatttacatactcttttgaaaaatcaattaaattcaaaccaaaacaaattatatggaatttaattttataaaaccgaTTATatatctaagaaaaaaaattttaaatgctcAAAATCGACTCAACTCTACCCGCAAACCCACTACATATGTCATAATATCAgctttcaaaaacaaatatatacaaGCTGGTGTAAGTTGATGTATATAGAACAAGGAATGAACCTATGTAGCTTCAACATGTTTTGATCATGAACAAAATCCTAGTTGCATATTTCCTCCCTCTTTTTCAGGGAACGAATTGAGAATTCTTTGGTGGTAGAGAACGATGCAAACAATGGTAGCTTCGTGGAAAGTTGACCATTCGAAAAACAAGGTACCGGTAGTAAggtctataataattttaagaatgtTAGAAAAAACTATGGGCATGAACTGTACGCCATACCCACTTGCCAAGTAGCTCGTTCTtagtttctttcttaattgCACAAATGTCTAATTATCAACTTGTTCACACTTTCATAGGCCATGCAATGGACCCCCCAAATATATACATGTATTAACTTTACTATCAGCAAAAGTACTACGAAGAAAAAAACTACAAGtgtagaaaatataaataataagattttttttagaaaaaaataaattataagataaataaaGCTAATAAATGTAGAAAAGTAAACGATtaagatagagagaaaaaaacgcTATAATTTGTCATCCAAAACGATATATTTCAAGAGTCATGCTCTTACACCACAAAAAAGAAGTGTATATTTAATTCAGTtaactttaagaaaataattattttttattatactttttaagatttattttagaaaaaacaaattatttcaaaaaatcatgattatacactaaagaaatattaaaattaagcaacctaaaataattttttcgcAAAATCACATATATTCTGTATATAAAGTAATCATgctttacaaaaaattatatttaacataaCTCAGTATTACTACTATTAGTTAAACTATAATATCTTTATATGGGTTGGTCATATCCATATGATAATGCAAGCTGAAATCATGAAAATGGAAAGCACCGCACATGTGATATACATGAACAAAGTTACAAAACAAACTTAAAAGTAAATCTCATACAAggaattgatttattataaggcgataaatttcaattcatttttgtttttttgtcggAGATAGCTGTTCAGAGTTAATGTCCTGtgtctaaaaaaattacttctcatagaaaacatttataataagaaaaaagaataacaaaataaacagTCGTATTCCTAGCtcgttccttttttttttttgttaagaaaatTTCTGTTCAACAATTTTTCTTGccctaatttttcctttttctttttgtctgaGACTATACACCTTTTGTGAGTGGCAACTTGCAACAACACCATCACCATCTCTACCTCATGAATTCAACAGTTACAAAATTCACAAAAGAAACTCAAAAACTATGTAATGTTACAAAGCTCCAATTACTTTTAACTTCTTGCAACATTCAAATGCAAACAGTTCCATCTCTTTTCTCTTCCCTACACCATCCGAACCGGGTACGGGTAGTTTCAAAAGGTTGACCCCGAAAAGCCGAACCATCTGAACCGGCTCAACGACCGGTCCAATCGGAACAAACAAACCGCCAGCATTATTGTTAACCTCACCACTCCTCGCCTTGCAGTCTATATATAGCTGCCGGTCCGGTCCGGTCGACTTGAAGAACTGAACCGCGTCACCGGCTCGAAGATTCTTCTCCTTAACGAACCGGCTCCATCCTTTGGTAAGCACGTAGCTCTGGCTACTGTTCCAATAAGAGTAACGAAACCGCCACACTTTCCCTCCAACGTCCTCAAAGTTCAACAACATTCCCTTCGCCGCCGAAGCCCCCGCCACGCACGGCGAGCTTTCGTCGCCGGATCCGCTTAACGGAAAGTGCTTCTCCGCGTGCTGCTTCGGTATCACTAATCGATTCAGCTTCCCGACGTCGCTCGGCGTAACCGTTTTCTCGAACAGCTGCTCACGCGCTTTCGCGTCGAACACACCGCTCGACGCGGTGTCAGCGTCGAGGCGGCGCCTACCACCGCGCGTGCTCTGCTGGAGCTCGTCGTCGTAGGTGTGCTTGCGGAGCATGTCGACGATCTCGAACTTGGAATGCGAGTTGAGGAACTCGGACTCGGCGTCGTCGGAGGCGGCGGGAGGCTTGAAGTTGGTGACGGCGTCGGGGCCGCGGAAGCGCAGCGCGGCGATGTCGTAGGCTCTGGCGGCTTCGTCTTCCTCGTTGAAAGTGCCGAGCCACACGCGCTGGTGCTTCTCGTAAATCTGAGCTCCCCAGCGACCGTTCGGTTGCGGCACCACGCCTTTGTATTTCGACGAAGGGAGTTTCCGGGATTCGGCCTCGCCGGAAACGCAACAACCGTCGGGGTCGACGACGGCGCTTGCAACGCTGCCGACGCGGCTGGGCGGCGGAACGGAAAGAGAGTCGCTGGATGTGGTGGTTTCGTCTGTGACACAGCCTCCATCCATTTTGTGTtggtaattaattaactttggTTTGTGTGAAGTGAGTGCAGATAAgggttttggtttggtttggtttggttagGTTATTGTTGAGTATTGTAAGTGCTATAGCATGAAGTAGGAAGAAACAGAGAGAAACTTGAGAATAGGTATGGTTTGGTTTGAGGGAGAAGGatattatgtatgtatatatatatatatataggaggaACCTGAGCTAATGTAATGAGGTTTTTATGATTTAGGCATCATGGAAGATtacttatataatattatttcattaaatgtGAGCGTGGATGGAGGATGGGTGGGTCAACTATTGGAGACGGAGGAAGATTCattgtgtgtgagagagaggtTTCAATGGGAAATTAGGAAAAAGGATAAGATCACTAGATGTGGGTCActtgacaatttgaatttcataaaatgaGCTAACAATACAAATATAAGGGCAGGGCAGTCATATATTCATACATTATAAATTCGGAAATTGTGAACGTTCACCTTATTTTTAGGCGGAATGGGATGAAGGAAATGAatagatagagaaaaaaaaataatattatcttcctttttatttataataatcaaattataagaaataagttacaatataaaatatcatactataacttatttcttattaaaaaaaaaatcagaaataataataaatgcgATATATGATGTGACGTTGAaggtgaaaaagagaaaaaaaaagagataaaaatagatgtaaaataaaatatatgaatgaattgaatattattatttttacatatttggGATGTGTGGAtaaatagaagagaaaaatagtgaacaacaaagaaaaaaaatgataaatttgataATGATGTGATgtgaagagaaagataaaaaagacttataataatatttattataaatattcgttaactttttttaatattttttttatgaaaaaggaATATTAGTTATATctattattttacctctctctttttcttattaGGAGAATGACCCTAATTCAATTGAGGTCTTTCTAAATCACATTGACACCCTTTGgctttttttagaaaacactCATCTCTTCTAAATAACATTAAAGAAAGGGTGTGTGTCactgtattaaataaaaaaaaaaggtgtgtgTTACAATAAATATGCAGGAGGTAAGTGcttgtttaaaattatgtcaTCAAAAAGACTTAGGAAAgattagtgtaatttttttatttctgttttttacCTCTCTTTTCTTTATCATCCACCTCATTTTTAGGTGAACACTTACGATTTTCATGAGATAATAAGAGTATAatcactatttttaaaaaaaaaaacgaaaaatgtTAGTAATATAACATATATTCTCTGACACAcagtctttaattaattaatatgatttgaatttattaaaaattacaaatttttttaactcctACTTATTTTTAACGGGTTTTACTCATAACTTcgtaatttttaatatcttttaacaaataatgaaaaatgtgttaaaatGACTGtgtcaaacaatatgttattaGCTAGCACTTCTCTTTTTAAAAtgtgataattaataattatagagtaatattattttcttctagaaatctTCTTATTACcttgtaacaataaaaaaaatctataatgttataaacaaaaatattagataaaaaagtaaatacattcaatatcttgaaaatataaaacaccttcaatacttattaaataaaaagtagaagaatttaaaatcgttcataataataatcattacGTTTTTAAAGTGTATTAATGCTATTttacaattaatatttgtttattttaaataatttaatataaaaaaataatttttatgaaattcattaattaaaactgtggtttctaattttaattttaaaattaaataaagaaaataaaaaaatacaagttaGTCCCAATAACCTGTACGAGATAATAATTTGAACTAATAATGaaatagtttaatatttataataattttatctgacATGTcgctcataaaaaaaaatgtagtatATGTGatgcattgaaaaaaaaacaactcaaatttaatataaccGAAGGTAAAATGACCTAAAACGAGACTTCCATTTGAAACCTGCTAGAGTCGCTTTAAGACAAGAATTTTGTCAATATCCGAATGAAAAATAATCTTACACCAAAATGATATACAAAAACATTTAGTGATCTTATTTTGAAAAgggttaagaataaaaaaaaaatccatatatGGAATTACCTCATAAATTGGGCAGTATCCGATTAAAGCATTAAAAGCACATATTgatgaatattatatttaaagaaaGAAGACTTATTTGgtaagtttataaaattttctgGTGTAAAGATGGGGAATTGCATGCNNNNNNNNNNNNNNNNNNNNNNNNNNNNNNNNNNNNNNNNNNNNNNNNNNNNNNNNNNNNNNNNNNNNNNNNNNNNNNNNNNNNNNNNNNNNNNNNNNNNCCTTAGAGTTGTGGGTAGTGTATGTGAGGCAGGACCCACATGAGGGAGGGGTGTGGACCATGAGTTGGTGAAGTTCATATTACCCAACATGATGGGGTTCACGAGGAGTGTGGACCTTGATTTACTCATGTTCATCCCCCCTTAGCTTTGCATTGCTAGCTGCTACTGGACAACCACTCAACATGCCTCTCTCTCCTCTTTTTATCTCCTTATCTTAACTCAActctttctatctatttcaaaataataaatatattagctTCATCAAAATATActctattattaatttgttgtttgttaGGAGGATATACTGTGATATTTTGAAATATGCATCATCAACCCAATTATTTGAGTCTTGCTCCATTATCTTGGGTAAGGAAGTATATATGAGTTTGTTCCCTTTAACTTTTTAACAAGTTTAAAGTAAGGAAAATTGTTCTTCAACATCCCGTGTGTCATTAAATACCCACTAAgacaaagataaaagagaacGAATGGTAACTATTATAAGAGATATGATGTTATCATGCCACAaaaagagagttttgagagaaatgataaatattaatcaggagtttaaaagaaaataaatgtccAAACTCCAAATAGAGGAGAggaatcttatatattattttgtatttaaattttgtttatccGAGAGTCATGGATAGACTTTAAAAATACCAgtgatgatttttatttaagcatgttttttataaatatcatcatcgtcattaaataataataaatagggtattttattattattattattattattattattattattattattattattattattatgtctccaattaatttttattttattttatttttaacctaaAAGATACATGCTCTGAGCCAAAAACAAATTCTTGCCCATCCATCAGTCCCCACCTAATTTCACATCTCAGTTCTTGCCCAGTTCGAGTTTGTCTTTTCGACCAGGTTCGcctgagtattttttttaacataaatagaaaaaaagaaaacgaaTAAAGAAAAAGCACATCCATTGCACAATCCTCTTTTGGCTCACGATAATATTGATGATCCATTTCTCTTGTTTGTCCCATGATttctttatctagaatcttactTCTTAGAATGACTAGGATTGTGCTAAGACACAGATCATTCAGACAATTACAGTCAAGCTCTGTTACTAGCTActtatatacaaataaaaaaatttccttaatttttggATTATACAATTGCATTGCTGTCCTTAGATCACTCACAAATCACAATCCTATTGATACAagtgacaaatattttttttttatatattttcatttttattcttattgtaATCAGTATGAATTTTGGTAATATAGGTATGTGATGAGTTGTGcaatgatatatataaataacagcCAGACATGCGATGGGCACGGCAACAGTTTCAATCATAGCATGACACAGTAATGTAATATATAGTAttctataaaaatgaaattgaaatccGAGttagcatatattttttttgtggtgaATAGAACAAAGTTCCGTATTATTGGGCATATAGAAGATGTACGGAAGAGTCCTTATAGCATTGCATTGGAATGGACCACATATATAGGCAAGTTGATAAAAACCCGAGGGCTCAAGACGGTGGGCCATAGTTGATGAATTTCTCTTCGATGGTTTtggttttcttctgttttttgtGGACCCCCCCATAATATAATAAGAGAAGAGAATCTCACCCAAACTTTTCAATTATAGCCACCAAGAAAATTTTAAGCATAATCCTAATCCATCCATGCATACCACCAATTATATATGCAGGCTACATTCATCAAATAATACAAACAATCATTTAATTCATTGTCAGTGGTTTAGCTCTCAACTACTGTCTCAACCTATCGAATTCTATGCAACTTATCTTTTTACTTCATTTCAATTCAGATATATAGTCAAAGTTTGCAGTTAAAGTACAAATATATAAATCGttccaaactttattttatttcttgtttcttttattaatatttataaagatacaataatataatgtttatatttctctctcttctatttacAAATTCAATAAGGTGCTTTTTATTTCCTCTTTTAAGTGTGTGCACAATTTGGTTTTGTATAAAACCAAACCAGAATATGTTGATTAAACTTTAAAACTAAacaaaactatttttcaaaataagttaaaCTTTTTATCAAACACTTTGGAATGGTGATCTTAATTGGTTTCAAAATAATTGTCTTCTATAGAAGACATCCGTGGTtcgtaaaaaacaaaaaaacaaaaacaaaaactcattTTGAATCGGTTTCCAGTTTATAGACAAAGccatatttgatttaaaattgattttgaaaacaatatttaattgaaaaataattttaaaattgattttaaaatcaaaagttattttaaaattggctcaattgtttaaaattcattttgaaaataaattttgtaaaaacaaaattgttctaaaactaattttacttAAACACAACATTTAAATCAGGTTTAAAACCAAAGCCGTTGTTTAACCAAAACTTCCTTTTAAAACCAGATAAAACAAACATTTCTTAAGAATTGAACCAATTTTGTAGAAAACCCTCTttacaatatttaaaatttcaagtttAATTTGGTATCGACTGTAATTTGGTTTAATTTAACAAACTCTTATGCACGGCCTTATTTCGCTTCTCTTAAACATTTCCCCTCTTCTTTGAACCACCACACACTAGTACTATTTGATATATCTAATATTTACTCTATGTATATGGCCTAAGATCTGTGTGCGATCAAAATGCATTTTTATACTTTCCATGCTTCagtctaatttatattttatgacaAGTGACAATTATATATAGAGTTATGTGATGCGATGCgtttttattagtataaaaaataccAATTAATATGTTTATAAGAATAagatttaacttaaaattacattcctgtaataatttattcattttttttatttttcttctgatattttttaaaaaatattttaaaaatcttatttttttagttggtTCCAACGTTTATAAATCGCAAGTTATTAGCATAGTTAACCGTTGTTGACTATTGTTATTATCAAATGTCACAATATTAAAAGATGATATCACCAAGTATTATgtcataaaaaagatattttatttatgttatatcaTCAAAACCATTAtgttgatagaaaaaaaaagttacaaagaactaaataacaaaaaagtcATTTACAGagactaattatatatatatatatatatatatatataatttaaagggactaacaaaaaaataacatactaacaaatatttaatagagaaaaacaacatctattttcttaaatttaaaccATCTAAAAAATGTCAACATtgagtttatgttttttttatcgacaACATCAAATTTATGTGAATTCACGTCATAAACCACTCATGTATATCATGTAAAAGACTTGTATCACCATATTAATTACCTCATTACTTATGATTATAACCCCAAAAATCATAATGCTAAGATAATATTAAACTTAACTGAGCCACACAATCAACATGAGCCAATCACTCATAATAGTCATCAGTAAGACTAAAACATCACAAAGCAAGACACATTTTATAGAACAAGGAGAATTTGCCTCGAAATGTTTCAAGTACCATCACGATTAATTACACCGTACTAATGAGAATCACAGATCCTCCTAAAAGTATAGGTTCAACCAATAGAAAATGCCAAAACTTGAGTGTTTGTTTTAGGAAGGcttttaattaagttataagttttaattggatttgaatttggtgatatttcTTGAAGAGAATAACTCACATACCACAGCACGAGACCTTTATTAGTAAAAGGAGGAGTGCTAGCTGCTAGCTATACTGTCCTAAATAGCTCTTAAATATGTCCGCAGTCATTATCCTAAACTGTATcgcatgttattttattaaaaatttctaatgtttttgttttaaagcAATAAAAAGTGGAAATAACAGGTAATTAGAATTTTGTTGCGGAACCTTCTCCTACCTCACCTCAACTAGGactgtttattaattaattttaatatgtgaCTATTTCTATGCATTTGGATTTTGCCTGCTTCTATGGGCAACTTGTGTTTTTTAAATTCCGTTGACACGACGCATCccaaaccaaaaacaaatttgaaataattaaaaaaagtagaatAAATAAAGTGTTAATGAATCgattctttattttgtttcaaaatattatataaataaaaatttggatGCCTTCTAAAAGTCTTTGACGATTGCTTGGTTGATATTATTCCTACGCGGAAACAGAGTATTCATGGTCAAACACGTGCATAATGACCTATGCAATGCGCAGCTCATTAAGCCTTTAATTAATGGAGTAATTATTCTGACACTTATTAGCGTAAATCATAGTACTTATGAAACAAGCCTTTAATTAACGGAGTATAATAGTACTACACAACTACCTCTGTTCTTTTTAAATTGCtggattttagaaaaaaattatttctattaagaAGTAATATATGTTTAAAGTTCAATAtcacattaattaaatattatatatatatacatatattaagagaaaataaaattgctttaattattttatacatgtcATAATAAATTAGTTGTAAATCctattatttaaaatgaattaatactaccttctatcttttttataagaaagaaaTTATAATGCAAAATACATTAtcacttaatttttataaaagggGTCACAGGCAGTATTTGTTCGTTACAAACAAAattatcaatagttaaaaataatcttatataatagtttaaattatttattaaattaaatataatttatatatttaaatatatttatttattatattttaattataattaaattttatatttaaaaatacttatttattataaaatttaattatattaaaatagacATTTGATAAtagttttttatgtttgtttatttatctcgattactattatttaataatagttcatctcaatttaaattcagttgaattttaaattttaaattctgataCATCATATCAAATGAATATAGGTAGAGGATATGaatcttaaacaaaaaaaattattttcataatttgtatttaatttcaaaagaattgTCTTTTTCATTAGTTATAGTATtagttgataaaataaaattttgaccaGTTCAATATTTTTACCAACATTtgtattatttcatttaaatttaaatctgtTCATATAATAATACAGAATACACTTATGAACTCAATACACATCATGCACAACAGCACAAGAAAccttacaaaaaagaaaagaaaaattaagaccCAGAgtgttataaagaaaataataattttaaacattctcttactaatttttctattttttactcggtaaatttaaatgcattatatatttttaatcattaaatatgtttattgttataaaaaaaattgcaaaaagagTATAACATTACATTACTCTAAGAAAAACCCTAGAAAGCATCATCATCTTGGAGGATTTTATTCCATCTCGTTCCTAATGGAATAACccaataaaaagaaaacctaCAACTAGTCCTGATCATTTGGTCTTCTAAAGCAATGAATAATGAATGCCACACAGCAGCCACTTGTTCTCAAAAGGAGATCATTGGATTGGATAATTAGCTTGTGTTAGTTACGTTTACGTAGTGTTATGAGCTAATTAAGCATCATCTATGTTggctattattaattattatataattagatCCACTGTGCCACATAGCTATTAACTAATGTTATTGGTTGCGAGGGCCCTGTCAGATATAGCCTTTATGGCACAGGTGAGAGGTTAATAATTTAAGCCACAGGGTGATTGTGATTGTCTTCTGTTTCACCTTAAAAATATTGCAGAATAGTGTCCCACAGTTTCTGGGAATTATACTAAGAACCCTTTGATATTTAGTCAATACTCAATAGTCACtcagaaattttgaattttcccCGGTTATGTTATATCCACAGATTTTATCAAATAGGCTAGGGTTGTTATAAGGTCATCCATCATCTAAGTTTAACTTGGACCACtcataattcatttattttaattagtcaatgattttttttatattttaattttcaaaaattatatcatcacaTCTAACTGCTATTAATATCTGGCCATTAGTATTCCAAGGCTACTTTATACAGTACATTctaattaacatgattttgctCCGTTGAACCTTATCAAAGGAAATTTCCCTCATGTTGTGTCACTGtctctcacaagtcacaacaaaactttcacttttattttgacagaaataataacaatttattcttataaattatttattaaaacttaTAGAATTACaagtgaaatttattaaaaaatatttccatttcatgtgtctcaataaattttaactaataaaaatatattaaaagtatgATGCTATATATTATTCCCCActtatttcaatttataagtACGGATAGATTTACtatgaaatttattatatgCACGAATGAACAcaacttataattaattaaatccgaaaactttcatttcatttataattaaacttAACAAACAATAACTTATAAGTTTTAATACTATAtagcttaattaattataacctAATCACTACCAGCAGATACCCACTGATCACTCCTCCTCTTGATGCTCCACGCTTTTCCTCTCATTAATTGTGTTCTAgtattttggaaagaaaaaataaatagaaagggCAGTATATTAGTAGTAATAAAGAATAACGTATATAGCAATCGCCAACAATTTATTAATTGAGACCCAGCCAATTCCAGACTTACATCGGGATAATAgaattgtaaattaaaataaactgaaaTCAAATCAgactaaaacttttaaaaaccaggtcattttttaaaattttcaaactaaaatactcataaaacttataatttttaatattttttttgtcaataataaaaagttgatttaaaaaatagtatgttttaaatatttatttgatttctatACATGCATAATTTTTAtgctttactcttttttttactaCATTATGCTTTAGTCCTTACATCTAAAAATTACTCAttctgtatatatttttttaccttattttagtctttacacATACACTTTTTGattcagtttaattttttttatttaatttttaggttcaatatacaattttatacagtaaaaactaaaattaattaaaaagtttatgTGGGAAGACTAAGGCTATGTttgatcttttgtttaaggtgTTTCTAAttcagtttaaaaaataaatttaatttcgtAATATGTTTAGTTACCATCAAAAGAGTCAGCTGAGAAATAtgtttatatgttaaaattgactAAAGATTCAGTTTTATATAAGCTAAGACTTGGATTGTTTATGTAAACACAAGTTACAAATTTAAATTGGACTtcaatttaaacatttattaaaacaaatatttttttaacataaaaagtttaaaagaatTTAGGTTTTGAAACTTATTAAGATCAGAAAATACTTCAAGTTACACTAAACACTTAcatgaatatttataaattatttatcaaacaaaattCTTATATTAACAACGAAATTTAAATCTACAtgcatttttataatatataaattcgaTCCTTATTAACTGAGTAATTTTTATTGGCAAACAAAGAGTAATTTGTAAGTATATAAACTAAGGcgtaaaaattatacatatataccGAATATGACTAGTATTAACAAGTGAAATAGTCAATGCAAGGAGGAGACAAATTACAAGTGGAGTAACATTGGACCCTGAAATTATGTTGCCGGCATGACTAGTATGTTGAATCAAAGTCAAATAAAATTAGGACAAGTGGCAGGCGTAGTTGTTGGGCACCTTTGTTTATGTGTTCGCTACTTCCACGGACTGACCCaatataaaaccttttttttttctcagtcAAACGTCGACATATCATTGCTCAAGTTGCCAGTGTATATATGCTGTAAATTCAAGCCAATATTCTATAGGAAATTTTCCCAAAATGTGTATGGAGCATCTTTTGgagcatactttttttttcttacagaaCTTAGAATTTCCTTTCTT includes these proteins:
- the RAV gene encoding RAV-like DNA-binding protein, which produces MDGGCVTDETTTSSDSLSVPPPSRVGSVASAVVDPDGCCVSGEAESRKLPSSKYKGVVPQPNGRWGAQIYEKHQRVWLGTFNEEDEAARAYDIAALRFRGPDAVTNFKPPAASDDAESEFLNSHSKFEIVDMLRKHTYDDELQQSTRGGRRRLDADTASSGVFDAKAREQLFEKTVTPSDVGKLNRLVIPKQHAEKHFPLSGSGDESSPCVAGASAAKGMLLNFEDVGGKVWRFRYSYWNSSQSYVLTKGWSRFVKEKNLRAGDAVQFFKSTGPDRQLYIDCKARSGEVNNNAGGLFVPIGPVVEPVQMVRLFGVNLLKLPVPGSDGVGKRKEMELFAFECCKKLKVIGAL